One region of Mangifera indica cultivar Alphonso chromosome 3, CATAS_Mindica_2.1, whole genome shotgun sequence genomic DNA includes:
- the LOC123210490 gene encoding plant intracellular Ras-group-related LRR protein 5-like: MADISRYDSSPSSAFIRTVGDIMSLYKSLPPRPSIEEVEAALSVIKTVNNEEQTKLEEISKEEKSKDVPEELFSILQQFKKSMVLFQSHELRKEAQHLVEVDKYFGTFDELIQRASGLVSGDTQVEKVSDLVGPVEKFGKECVISDESWVKRREDDHQSDKDGINGLMKSSSTKAAFFSGEVNHEKLSLMKMAAVIENAAKSGGIVLDLGGKLVDQIEWLPVSIGKLKDVMELNLSENHIMALPLSIDGLKSLRKLDIHSNQLINLPNSFGELISLTDLDLHANWLKSLPVSFGNLVNLINLDLSSNQFTHLPETIGCLTSLKKLDVETNELEELPYTIGNCSSLVELRLDFNQLKALPEAIGKLECLEILTLHYNRIKGLPTTIGNLSNLKELDVSFNELESIPESLCFVVSLKKLNVGKNFADLRALPRAIGNLEMLEELDISGDQIRILPESFRLLSKLRVFHADETPLEVPPRQVAKSGAQAVVQYMADLVANKDAKSVPAKKKKGFWSRVCSSVWFVCSKPIPSP; the protein is encoded by the exons ATGGCTGACATATCCAGATATGACTCTTCACCTTCGTCCGCCTTTATACGAACTGTTGGAGACATCATGTCACTCTACAAATCACTGCCACCGAGGCCTTCCATTGAAGAAGTGGAAGCAGCTTTGTCTGTGATCAAAACGGTCAACAATGAGGAGCAAACTAAGCTTGAGGAGATCTCCAAGGAGGAGAAGTCAAAAGATGTTCCTGAAGAACTCTTCTCCATTTTGCAACAGTTTAAAAAGAGTATGGTTTTGTTTCAGAGTCATGAGCTGAGGAAAGAGGCTCAGCACTTGGTTGAAGTTGACAAGTATTTTGGGACCTTTGATGAGTTGATTCAGCGAGCTTCTGGGTTGGTTTCTGGGGATACCCAGGTGGAGAAAGTGAGTGATTTGGTTGGCCCAGTTGAGAAATTTGGGAAAGAATGTGTAATCAGTGATGAGAGTTGGGTAAAGAGAAGGGAAGATGACCATCAATCAGACAAAGATGGGATTAACGGCTTGATGAAGAGTTCTTCTACTAAAGCTGCTTTCTTTTCAG GTGAAGTAAACCATGAAAAGTTGAGTCTGATGAAGATGGCCGCTGTCATTGAAAATGCTGCTAAAAGTGGAGGAATAGTTCTAGATCTTGGAGGCAAGTTAGTAGACCAGATTGAGTGGCTTCCTGTATCAATTGGCAAATTGAAGGATGTGATGGAACTGAACTTATCGGAAAACCACATCATGGCTCTTCCATTGTCTATCGATGGCCTCAAGAGCTTAAGAAAGCTTGATATCCATTCAAACCAACTTATTAACCTTCCCAACTCTTTTGGGGAACTTATCAGCCTAACTGATCTTGACCTTCATGCAAACTGGTTGAAATCCTTACCAGTTTCTTTTGGGAACTTGGTCAACTTGATAAATCTTGATCTAAGTTCAAACCAGTTTACCCATTTGCCGGAGACAATTGGCTGTTTGACCTCTTTGAAGAAACTGGATGTGGAAACAAATGAACTTGAGGAACTTCCTTACACAATTGGAAATTGTTCATCACTTGTGGAGCTAAGATTAGATTTCAATCAACTAAAGGCTCTACCTGAGGCAATTGGGAAGCTTGAATGCTTGGAGATTCTCACTTTGCACTATAATAGAATAAAAGGGTTGCCAACAACAATTGGAAACCTTTCCAATTTAAAGGAGCTTGATGTGAGCTTCAATGAACTAGAGTCCATTCCTGAGAGCCTTTGTTTTGTAGTAAGCCTTAAGAAACTGAATGTGGGGAAGAACTTTGCAGATCTTAGAGCCTTGCCAAGAGCAATTGGAAATCTAGAGATGCTTGAGGAGTTGGATATAAGTGGTGATCAGATTAGAATTTTACCAGAATCTTTCAggttattatcaaaattgagaGTCTTTCATGCTGATGAGACTCCTTTGGAAGTTCCACCAAGACAAGTAGCTAAATCAGGGGCTCAG GCTGTTGTTCAGTATATGGCTGACCTTGTTGCTAATAAGGATGCTAAATCTGTACCAgcgaagaaaaagaaagggttCTGGTCCAGAGTTTGCTCAAGCGTTTGGTTCGTTTGCAGCAAACCTATCCCAAGCCCGTGA
- the LOC123210527 gene encoding uncharacterized protein LOC123210527 has translation MLVLSMNSKRQRRPNVRLGEIGDVSAAFACGFLQRMRENLGQKRWKHAFLNPNEIDPSSVFEFSKQKSPEFTVMDPGVSPRIAADFHQNRENKNLSSSKLAFEHVNLDKIDITKSAVNFGTVTRKSRVMRSRNTGGKNNAFGGAWNSKLSPEFSSEGGKDDGEKGYVGFTSNICDGYYPENGIKDVSGHEAPATSKEACEFDKNETTYDAWKLGNSTYFQKEDTFYEGNNAFIKNGVEWNEMRYGGSDVCTIQRWLEELGFGKYAGVFEMHEVDEESLPLLTLEDLKEMGVFAVGPRRKLYNAIQQLRGEVASN, from the coding sequence ATGTTGGTTCTAAGCATGAATTCAAAGAGACAAAGACGCCCAAACGTTAGGTTAGGGGAAATTGGAGATGTTTCCGCAGCTTTTGCATGCGGGTTTTTGCAAAGAATGCGTGAGAACTTGGGGCAGAAGAGATGGAAACATGCTTTTTTGAACCCAAATGAGATTGACCCTAGTTCtgtttttgagttttcaaagcaaaaatctCCTGAGTTCACAGTTATGGACCCTGGTGTATCTCCAAGGATTGCAGCTGATTTCCATCAGAACAGGGAGAATAAGAATCTGAGTTCTTCAAAATTAGCTTTTGAACATGTGAATTtggataaaattgatataacaaAGTCTGCTGTGAATTTTGGCACTGTAACTCGGAAAAGCAGGGTCATGAGAAGCCGGAACACTGGAGGCAAAAATAATGCTTTTGGGGGTGCTTGGAATTCTAAACTTAGCCCTGAGTTTAGTAGTGAAGGTGGAAAAGACGATGGAGAGAAGGGATATGTTGGATTCACATCAAATATCTGTGATGGTTACTACCCCGAGAATGGGATTAAAGATGTTTCAGGTCATGAAGCACCAGCTACTAGCAAAGAGGCCTGTGAATTCGACAAAAATGAAACCACTTATGATGCATGGAAACTGGGCAATTCCACTTATTTCCAGAAAGAGGATACATTTTATGAAGGGAATAACGCATTTATAAAAAATGGTGTTGAATGGAATGAGATGAGATATGGAGGTAGTGATGTATGTACTATTCAGAGATGGTTAGAGGAGCTAGGGTTTGGTAAGTACGCAGGTGTGTTTGAAATGCATGAGGTGGATGAGGAAAGCTTGCCATTGCTTACCCTTGAAGATCTCAAAGAGATGGGTGTTTTTGCTGTTGGGCCTAGAAGGAAATTGTATAATGCAATACAGCAACTTAGAGGAGAAGTTGCTTCTAATTAA
- the LOC123211154 gene encoding uncharacterized protein LOC123211154 isoform X1: protein MGGSSTLNNKSDYKAFKFSENSQEMKALKRNSERNSEVQRQSSDGIVEMEPQVNQFLAWKDWDPLQAVPCATSLSIKEGGKERKKNHTKKTLEDSDRPELVAFFQENNYQFVTAIFMDGEVPPLNKCLVESCEMDHNLLNSEQSKLRIEKDSNKDAINKYESKNLKTEDEETTDARDVGFHDCSAEKIGPERQLIEKVASTEEDLANSMVQSVIEVNIDNNSHTTKASSDSPITTKSCEEEFQQHASSQHFLEAHHRPQAVPEHTLHSGSISCQSNSSNASSNSFVFPILPSEWNGSPVRMAKADRRQLRKQRSWKMCFLCRKF from the exons ATGGGTGGGAGTTCAACACTGAACAATAAGTCAGATTACAAGGCTTTCAAATTCAGTGAGAATTCTCAGGAGATGAAAGCGTTGAAGAGGAATTCGGAGAGAAATTCGGAAGTTCAGCGACAGAGCAGTGATGGGATTGTTGAGATGGAGCCTCAAGTTAATCAATTCTTGGCTTGGAAGGATTGGGATCCATTGCAGGCAGTGCCGTGTGCTACAAGTCTGAGTATAAAAGAAGGAggtaaagaaagaaagaagaatcatACTAAAAAGACATTGGAGGACTCTGATAGACCAGAGCTGGTTGCATTTTTCCAAGAGAACAACTATCAGTTTGTTACGGCCATTTTCATGGATGGAGAAGTGCCTCCACTGAACAAGTGCCTGGTGGAAAGTTGTGAAATGGACCACAATTTGCTTAATTCTGAACAGTCAAAACTTAGAATTGAGAAAGACTCAAATAAGGATGCCATCAATAAATATGAATCTAAGAACTTGAAGACGGAAGATGAAGAAACTACTGATGCAAGAGATGTTGGATTCCATGATTGTTCTGCAGAGAAGATTGGACCTGAAAGGCAACTGATTGAAAAG GTAGCAAGTACAGAAGAAGACTTAGCCAACTCTATGGTACAATCTGTTATCGAAGTAAACATTGATAACAATTCTCATACAACCAAAGCCTCTTCTGATTCACCTATAACAACCAAAAGCTGCGAAGAGGAATTTCAACAACATGCATCTTCTCAACATTTTCTTGAAGCTCATCACAGGCCTCAAGCTGTCCCTGAACACACACTTCATTCAGGAAGCATTTCTTGTCAGTCAAATAGCAGCAATGCAAGTTCAAATTCTTTTGTGTTTCCCAT ATTACCCTCAGAATGGAATGGCAGCCCGGTGAGAATGGCGAAAGCTGACAGAAGACAATTGAGAAAGCAACGAAGCTGGAAGATGTGTTTTCTATGTAGAAAATTCTGA
- the LOC123211154 gene encoding uncharacterized protein LOC123211154 isoform X2, whose translation MGGSSTLNNKSDYKAFKFSENSQEMKALKRNSERNSEVQRQSSDGIVEMEPQVNQFLAWKDWDPLQAVPCATSLSIKEGGKERKKNHTKKTLEDSDRPELVAFFQENNYQFVTAIFMDGEVPPLNKCLVESCEMDHNLLNSEQSKLRIEKDSNKDAINKYESKNLKTEDEETTDARDVGFHDCSAEKIGPERQLIEKVASTEEDLANSMVQSVIEVNIDNNSHTTKASSDSPITTKSCEEEFQQHASSQHFLEAHHRPQAVPEHTLHSGSISCQSNSSNASSNSFVFPIMEWQPGENGES comes from the exons ATGGGTGGGAGTTCAACACTGAACAATAAGTCAGATTACAAGGCTTTCAAATTCAGTGAGAATTCTCAGGAGATGAAAGCGTTGAAGAGGAATTCGGAGAGAAATTCGGAAGTTCAGCGACAGAGCAGTGATGGGATTGTTGAGATGGAGCCTCAAGTTAATCAATTCTTGGCTTGGAAGGATTGGGATCCATTGCAGGCAGTGCCGTGTGCTACAAGTCTGAGTATAAAAGAAGGAggtaaagaaagaaagaagaatcatACTAAAAAGACATTGGAGGACTCTGATAGACCAGAGCTGGTTGCATTTTTCCAAGAGAACAACTATCAGTTTGTTACGGCCATTTTCATGGATGGAGAAGTGCCTCCACTGAACAAGTGCCTGGTGGAAAGTTGTGAAATGGACCACAATTTGCTTAATTCTGAACAGTCAAAACTTAGAATTGAGAAAGACTCAAATAAGGATGCCATCAATAAATATGAATCTAAGAACTTGAAGACGGAAGATGAAGAAACTACTGATGCAAGAGATGTTGGATTCCATGATTGTTCTGCAGAGAAGATTGGACCTGAAAGGCAACTGATTGAAAAG GTAGCAAGTACAGAAGAAGACTTAGCCAACTCTATGGTACAATCTGTTATCGAAGTAAACATTGATAACAATTCTCATACAACCAAAGCCTCTTCTGATTCACCTATAACAACCAAAAGCTGCGAAGAGGAATTTCAACAACATGCATCTTCTCAACATTTTCTTGAAGCTCATCACAGGCCTCAAGCTGTCCCTGAACACACACTTCATTCAGGAAGCATTTCTTGTCAGTCAAATAGCAGCAATGCAAGTTCAAATTCTTTTGTGTTTCCCAT AATGGAATGGCAGCCCGGTGAGAATGGCGAAAGCTGA